In Streptococcus oralis, a single window of DNA contains:
- a CDS encoding N-acetyldiaminopimelate deacetylase, whose amino-acid sequence MLDLIQTRRDLHQIPEIGLEEFKTHAYLLDVIEKLTAGKDFVQVRTWRTGILVYLQGSQPKRTIGWRTDIDGLPILEQTGLPFSSQHQGRMHACGHDFHMTIALGCLERALEEQPKNNLLFLFQPAEENEAGGMLMYEDGAFGDWLPDQFYGLHVRPDLKVGQIATNTHTLFAGTCEVKIRFKGKGGHAAFPHEANDALVAASYFITQVQSVVSRNVNPIEGAVVTFGVFQAGVANNVITDTAFLHGTIRALTQDMSLLVQKRVKTVAEGVAASFGMEVEIELKQGGYLPVENNLALARELMDFFEEKEGIELIDIEPAMTGEDFGYLLSKVDGVMFWLGIDSPYALHHPQMSPKEEALAIGVDAVSSFLKKKAAE is encoded by the coding sequence ATGTTAGATTTGATTCAGACTCGACGAGATTTGCACCAGATTCCAGAGATTGGCTTAGAAGAGTTCAAGACTCATGCTTATTTGCTGGATGTGATTGAAAAATTGACTGCGGGTAAGGACTTTGTTCAAGTCCGTACTTGGCGGACAGGGATTTTGGTCTATTTGCAGGGAAGCCAGCCGAAGCGGACTATTGGTTGGCGAACAGACATTGATGGCCTCCCTATCCTTGAACAAACAGGCCTTCCTTTTTCTTCCCAACATCAAGGTCGTATGCATGCTTGCGGACATGATTTCCACATGACCATTGCCTTGGGCTGTTTAGAGCGTGCTCTTGAGGAGCAACCCAAGAATAATCTGCTTTTTCTGTTTCAACCTGCTGAAGAAAATGAAGCTGGTGGTATGCTCATGTATGAGGACGGCGCTTTTGGGGACTGGCTACCAGACCAGTTCTATGGCCTTCATGTTCGTCCGGATTTGAAAGTTGGTCAGATTGCGACCAATACACACACGCTCTTTGCAGGGACTTGTGAAGTGAAGATTCGTTTCAAAGGAAAAGGTGGACACGCTGCTTTTCCACATGAGGCCAATGATGCTTTGGTGGCTGCTAGCTATTTTATCACTCAGGTGCAGTCAGTGGTTAGCCGCAATGTTAACCCCATCGAGGGAGCAGTGGTGACCTTTGGTGTTTTCCAAGCTGGTGTTGCGAATAATGTCATCACAGACACAGCCTTTTTACATGGAACCATTCGCGCTTTGACTCAGGACATGAGTCTACTAGTACAAAAAAGAGTCAAGACAGTAGCAGAAGGTGTTGCAGCATCCTTTGGGATGGAAGTCGAAATCGAACTTAAACAAGGGGGCTACCTACCTGTTGAGAACAATCTAGCCTTGGCGCGTGAACTGATGGACTTTTTTGAAGAGAAAGAGGGAATTGAGTTGATTGATATCGAGCCTGCTATGACAGGTGAGGACTTTGGCTATCTCCTTTCGAAGGTAGATGGCGTTATGTTCTGGCTAGGTATCGATAGTCCCTACGCCCTTCATCACCCTCAGATGAGCCCTAAGGAAGAAGCCTTAGCCATTGGGGTAGATGCGGTCTCTAGTTTCTTGAAAAAGAAGGCAGCAGAGTAG
- the tyrS gene encoding tyrosine--tRNA ligase, whose product MHIFDELKERGLIFQTTDEEALRKALEKGQVSYYTGYDPTADSLHLGHLVAILTSRRLQLAGHKPYALVGGATGLIGDPSFKDAERSLQTKDTVEGWVKSIQGQLSRFLDFENGENKAVMVNNYDWFGSISFIDFLRDIGKYFTVNYMMSKESVKKRIETGISYTEFAYQIMQGYDFFVLNQEHNVTLQIGGSDQWGNMTAGTELLRRKADKTGHVITVPLITDATGKKFGKSEGNAVWLNPEKTSPYEMYQFWMNVMDADAVRFLKIFTFLTLDEIEDIRKQFEAAPHERLAQKVLAREVVTLVHGEEAYKEALNITEQLFAGNIKNLSVKELKQGLRGVPNYQVQADENHNIVELLVSSGVVNSKRQAREDVQNGAIYVNGDRIQDLDYVLSDADKLENELTVIRRGKKKYFVLTY is encoded by the coding sequence ATGCACATTTTTGATGAGCTAAAAGAGCGTGGTTTGATTTTTCAAACGACTGATGAAGAAGCTTTGCGTAAAGCCCTAGAAAAAGGTCAAGTTTCCTATTATACCGGCTACGATCCAACTGCTGACAGCCTTCACCTCGGTCACCTTGTCGCAATCTTGACCAGTCGTCGTTTGCAATTAGCAGGTCACAAACCTTATGCGCTCGTTGGCGGTGCTACAGGTCTCATCGGAGATCCGTCCTTCAAAGATGCTGAGCGTAGTCTCCAAACAAAAGACACAGTAGAGGGCTGGGTCAAGTCTATCCAAGGACAACTTTCTCGTTTTCTTGACTTTGAAAATGGTGAAAACAAGGCTGTCATGGTCAACAACTACGACTGGTTTGGCAGCATCAGCTTCATCGACTTCCTCCGTGATATCGGAAAATACTTCACTGTCAACTACATGATGAGCAAGGAGTCTGTTAAAAAACGGATCGAAACAGGGATTTCTTACACGGAGTTTGCTTACCAAATCATGCAAGGTTATGACTTCTTTGTCCTTAACCAAGAGCACAACGTAACGCTACAAATCGGTGGTTCTGACCAGTGGGGCAATATGACTGCTGGTACCGAATTGCTTCGTCGTAAGGCTGACAAGACTGGTCACGTGATCACTGTGCCACTCATCACAGACGCAACTGGTAAGAAATTTGGTAAATCAGAAGGAAACGCAGTCTGGCTCAATCCTGAAAAGACTTCTCCATACGAAATGTACCAATTCTGGATGAATGTCATGGATGCTGATGCTGTACGTTTCTTGAAGATCTTTACTTTCTTGACACTTGATGAGATTGAAGACATCCGCAAACAGTTTGAAGCAGCTCCACACGAACGCTTGGCTCAAAAAGTCCTGGCTCGTGAAGTCGTGACTCTTGTTCACGGAGAAGAAGCTTACAAAGAAGCCCTCAACATCACTGAGCAACTCTTTGCTGGAAACATCAAAAACCTTTCTGTCAAGGAACTCAAACAAGGACTTCGTGGAGTGCCAAACTACCAAGTACAAGCAGACGAAAACCACAATATCGTGGAACTTCTCGTCTCATCTGGTGTGGTCAATTCAAAACGCCAAGCCCGTGAAGACGTTCAAAACGGAGCTATCTACGTCAACGGCGACCGTATCCAAGACCTTGACTATGTCTTGAGTGACGCAGATAAGTTAGAAAACGAACTAACTGTTATTCGCCGAGGTAAGAAAAAATACTTCGTTCTTACATACTAA
- a CDS encoding DMT family transporter, with the protein MNHYQKKIVKGTVYSLLSGLIWGICGILGEYFFTHYPVSSGWITSMRLLVAGSLVLGLSAFQLRSRLLDIWRDKKNYLPFLAYAILGIFSVQFFFYLCVEYSNATTATILQFISPVFILFYNRIIYQKKASITAVFYVLIAMLGVFLMATKGDLSQLSMTPLALVTGLLSAVGVMFNVILPQRFARRYGFVPTVGWGMILAGLFSNFLYPIYQISFQVDLVSVLICLTIAVFGTAFAFFLSMKAVSLVSPLVVSVVSASEPLSSALLSVLFLGSVMDGFLALAMALIIVPMIFLSVEEAKQAQ; encoded by the coding sequence ATGAATCATTATCAGAAAAAGATTGTTAAGGGAACAGTATACTCGCTACTCTCAGGCCTAATCTGGGGGATTTGTGGGATTTTAGGAGAGTATTTTTTCACTCATTATCCAGTGTCTTCTGGATGGATTACTTCTATGCGTTTACTAGTGGCGGGGAGTTTGGTTTTAGGTCTATCTGCCTTTCAGTTGCGTAGCCGCTTGTTGGACATCTGGCGTGATAAGAAAAATTATCTACCTTTTTTAGCCTATGCTATTCTAGGTATTTTTTCTGTGCAGTTTTTCTTCTATCTTTGCGTTGAGTATTCCAATGCGACGACGGCGACCATTTTGCAATTTATCAGCCCTGTTTTTATCCTGTTTTACAATCGAATCATTTACCAGAAGAAGGCTTCTATTACAGCTGTGTTCTATGTTTTGATTGCCATGCTAGGTGTTTTTTTGATGGCTACAAAAGGGGATTTGTCCCAGTTATCCATGACACCTTTGGCTCTAGTGACAGGTTTGCTCAGTGCAGTAGGGGTCATGTTTAATGTTATCCTTCCTCAACGCTTTGCACGGCGCTACGGATTTGTTCCGACTGTTGGTTGGGGGATGATTCTGGCAGGTCTCTTTAGTAATTTCCTTTACCCTATTTATCAGATAAGTTTTCAAGTGGATCTGGTAAGTGTGCTGATTTGTCTGACGATTGCCGTGTTTGGTACTGCTTTTGCCTTCTTCCTATCTATGAAGGCTGTGTCACTCGTTTCCCCGCTGGTTGTATCAGTGGTGAGTGCTAGTGAACCGCTCTCTTCAGCTTTATTAAGTGTTCTTTTTCTGGGATCGGTCATGGATGGTTTTTTGGCTTTAGCTATGGCATTGATTATCGTTCCGATGATTTTCTTATCTGTAGAAGAAGCAAAACAAGCCCAGTAA
- the pbp1b gene encoding penicillin-binding protein PBP1B produces the protein MKERINELKTNMLHFFQQLTAKWKKKQASKKTDKKVASSNKLKRVGSIFAKVLSGFKIVFNTLFILGFIGGLFGAGVAMGYGVALFDKAQVPQAEELVKQVKDIASISEITYSDGSTIASIEGDLLRTSVASDAISDNLKKAIVATEDEHFNEHKGVVPKAVIRATLGTFVGLGSSSGGSTLTQQVIKQQVVGDAPTLARKAKEIIDALALERAMGKDEILTTYLNIAPFGRNHKGQNIAGAQQAAEGIFGVNASDLTVPQAAFIAGLPQSPISYSPYESDGSMKSDEDMALGIKRAKDVLYNMYRTGALSQEDYDKYKDYDFKKDFLPSGSVSGTSRDYLYYATLAEATDRMYDYLVQRDNVSAQELKNESIQKSYRDLATKEIENGGYKITTTINKNVHAAMQNAVATYGYLLDDSTGQPEVGNVLMDNQTGAILGFVGGRNYQENQNNHAIDTKRSPASTTKPILAYGIAIDQGLMGSASILSNYPTNFSNGNPIMHVNSPGTGMMTLGEALNYSWNIPAYWTYRTLREKGVDVKGYMEKMGYEIPEYGIESLPMGGGIDVTVAQHTNGYQTLANNGVYHKKHMIAKIESTDGRLVYEHKDEPVQVYSKATATIMQSLLRDVISSRITSSFQTDLASINPGLARADWIGKTGTTNEDENMWLMLSTPRLTLGGWLGHDDNRPLAKGAGHYRNAKYMAYLVNAIQQAEPGIWGNERFNLDPSVTKSQVLQSTGQKPGKVSINGKEIELSGSTVTSYWASKEGAPVTTYRFAIGGSDADYLNAWKTILGSLPAVTPPSSSSGSGSSSSSSSGSSSSSGNTQSGSSGRSRLFNR, from the coding sequence ATGAAAGAAAGAATTAATGAATTAAAAACAAACATGCTGCATTTTTTCCAGCAACTAACTGCCAAATGGAAGAAAAAACAAGCAAGTAAAAAGACTGATAAGAAAGTAGCTTCTTCTAACAAACTCAAAAGGGTAGGGTCCATTTTTGCTAAGGTTTTGAGTGGGTTTAAAATAGTTTTTAACACTCTCTTTATCTTAGGTTTTATCGGTGGACTGTTTGGCGCTGGTGTAGCTATGGGTTATGGAGTCGCTCTATTTGACAAGGCCCAGGTACCTCAAGCAGAAGAGTTGGTCAAGCAAGTGAAGGATATTGCTTCCATCTCAGAAATCACTTATTCTGACGGCAGTACCATTGCCTCGATCGAGGGCGATTTATTGCGCACTTCAGTCGCTTCAGATGCTATCTCAGACAACCTTAAGAAAGCCATTGTTGCGACAGAGGACGAGCATTTCAATGAACACAAGGGAGTTGTGCCTAAGGCCGTTATTCGTGCGACCTTGGGAACCTTTGTCGGTCTAGGCTCGTCTAGTGGTGGTTCGACCTTGACCCAGCAGGTCATCAAGCAGCAAGTGGTGGGGGATGCTCCAACTCTAGCTCGTAAGGCTAAAGAGATTATTGATGCTCTAGCTTTAGAGCGGGCCATGGGTAAGGATGAGATTTTAACAACCTACCTTAACATAGCACCTTTTGGTCGCAATCATAAAGGCCAAAATATTGCAGGTGCCCAGCAGGCTGCAGAAGGAATCTTTGGGGTCAATGCTTCGGATTTAACGGTCCCTCAAGCTGCCTTTATCGCAGGATTGCCACAGAGTCCAATCAGTTATTCTCCTTATGAATCTGATGGTAGCATGAAGAGTGATGAGGACATGGCTCTGGGAATTAAGCGTGCCAAGGATGTTCTCTACAATATGTATCGGACAGGAGCTCTAAGTCAGGAAGACTACGATAAGTACAAAGATTATGACTTTAAGAAAGACTTCCTACCATCAGGTAGTGTTAGTGGTACTTCGCGTGACTATCTCTACTATGCAACCTTGGCAGAAGCTACTGACCGCATGTACGACTACCTCGTCCAACGAGATAATGTTTCTGCGCAAGAATTAAAGAATGAGTCCATTCAGAAATCCTATCGTGATTTAGCCACTAAGGAAATTGAAAATGGTGGATATAAGATTACGACAACTATCAATAAAAATGTTCATGCTGCGATGCAAAATGCGGTTGCGACCTACGGCTATCTGCTAGATGATTCGACAGGCCAGCCTGAGGTGGGGAATGTCCTCATGGACAACCAAACGGGAGCTATCCTTGGATTTGTTGGTGGTCGTAATTATCAAGAAAATCAGAACAATCACGCTATCGATACCAAGCGTTCTCCTGCTTCAACCACAAAACCTATATTGGCCTATGGTATCGCTATTGACCAAGGTTTGATGGGAAGTGCAAGTATCTTGTCAAACTATCCAACCAACTTTTCAAACGGTAATCCCATCATGCATGTCAATAGTCCTGGTACAGGCATGATGACATTGGGAGAAGCCCTTAACTACTCATGGAATATCCCAGCCTACTGGACTTATCGTACGCTTCGAGAGAAGGGTGTTGATGTCAAAGGCTATATGGAAAAAATGGGTTACGAAATCCCAGAATATGGTATTGAAAGTTTACCGATGGGTGGAGGGATTGACGTTACAGTTGCCCAGCATACCAACGGGTATCAAACTCTGGCCAACAATGGAGTTTACCATAAGAAACATATGATCGCGAAGATCGAGTCAACGGATGGCCGACTGGTATACGAGCACAAGGATGAGCCTGTGCAGGTTTATTCAAAAGCGACAGCAACCATCATGCAAAGTCTGCTCCGTGACGTCATTTCATCTCGGATTACTTCTAGCTTCCAGACCGACTTGGCTTCGATCAATCCAGGCCTAGCTCGTGCTGACTGGATCGGAAAAACTGGTACGACTAATGAAGATGAAAATATGTGGCTCATGCTTTCTACCCCTAGATTGACGCTAGGTGGCTGGTTAGGTCATGATGATAACCGACCGCTAGCCAAGGGTGCTGGTCACTACCGCAATGCCAAATACATGGCTTACTTGGTCAATGCTATCCAGCAAGCTGAACCTGGAATATGGGGAAATGAGCGCTTTAATCTTGACCCAAGTGTGACTAAGTCCCAAGTTCTCCAATCAACAGGCCAAAAGCCCGGCAAAGTTTCTATCAATGGTAAGGAAATCGAACTTTCTGGCTCTACAGTGACAAGCTACTGGGCTAGCAAAGAAGGGGCGCCAGTAACCACTTACCGCTTTGCCATCGGAGGTAGCGACGCAGACTATCTGAATGCTTGGAAAACCATTCTTGGAAGCCTACCTGCAGTGACTCCTCCAAGTTCAAGCAGTGGATCAGGATCAAGTTCAAGCAGTAGCTCTGGAAGTTCAAGTTCGAGTGGAAATACTCAAAGTGGTTCTTCAGGACGTTCACGTCTATTTAATCGTTAA
- the dapD gene encoding 2,3,4,5-tetrahydropyridine-2,6-dicarboxylate N-acetyltransferase yields the protein MTATKMNAQEIIQFIANAEKKTSVKVTFEGQLASAVPSSVVKLGNVLFGDWKDIAPLLEGLVENQDYVVEQDARNSAVPLLDKRDINARIEPGAIIRDQVEIGDNAVIMMGAVINIGAEIGAGTMIDMGAILGGRAIVGKNSHVGAGAVLAGVIEPASADPVRVGDNVLIGANAVVIEGVQIGSGSVVAAGAIVTQDVPENVVVAGVPARIIKEIDSQTQQKTALEDALRTL from the coding sequence ATGACTGCCACAAAAATGAATGCCCAAGAAATCATCCAATTTATCGCCAATGCAGAGAAGAAAACCAGTGTCAAAGTAACCTTTGAAGGACAACTAGCGTCTGCTGTTCCTAGCTCTGTTGTCAAACTAGGCAATGTTCTTTTTGGAGATTGGAAGGATATCGCTCCGCTTCTCGAAGGCTTGGTAGAAAATCAAGATTATGTTGTCGAGCAAGATGCTCGTAATTCGGCAGTTCCCTTGCTAGACAAGCGTGATATCAACGCTCGTATCGAACCAGGTGCTATTATCCGTGACCAAGTGGAAATTGGTGACAATGCTGTCATTATGATGGGAGCTGTCATCAATATCGGAGCAGAAATCGGTGCAGGAACCATGATTGATATGGGTGCTATCCTTGGTGGTCGTGCCATCGTTGGGAAGAATAGCCACGTTGGTGCAGGGGCAGTTTTAGCAGGTGTGATTGAGCCAGCTAGTGCCGATCCAGTCCGTGTCGGGGACAATGTTCTTATCGGAGCCAATGCAGTGGTCATCGAAGGTGTCCAAATCGGTAGTGGTTCAGTTGTCGCTGCAGGAGCTATCGTGACTCAAGATGTCCCAGAAAATGTTGTGGTAGCAGGCGTTCCGGCTCGTATCATCAAAGAAATCGACAGCCAAACCCAACAAAAAACAGCGCTAGAAGATGCGCTTCGTACCTTGTAA
- the glgP gene encoding glycogen/starch/alpha-glucan family phosphorylase has product MLPLNEFVQKRYNKTIAECSNEELYLALLNYSKLASSQKPVNTGKKKVYYISAEFLIGKLLSNNLINLGLYDDVKKELAAAGKELIEIEEVELEPSLGNGGLGRLAACFIDSIATLGLNGDGVGLNYHFGLFQQVLKNNQQETIPNAWLTDQNWLIRSSRSYQVPFAHFTLTSTLYDIDVPGYKTATKNRLRLFDLDSVDSSIIEDGINFDKTDIARNLTLFLYPDDSDKQGELLRIFQQYFMVSNGAQLIIDEAIEKGSNLHDLADYAVVQINDTHPSMVIPELIRLLTARGIELDEAISIVRSMTAYTNHTILAEALEKWPLEFLEEVVPHLVPIIKELDRRVKAEYKDPAVQIIDESGRVHMAHMDIHYGYSVNGVAALHTEILKNSELKAFYDIYPEKFNNKTNGITFRRWLMHANPSLSHYLDEIIGEGWHHEADELEKLLSYEDKVAVKEKLESIKAHNKRKLARHLKEHQGVEINTNSIFDIQIKRLHEYKRQQMNALYVIHKYLDIKAGNIPARPITVFFGGKAAPAYTIAQDIIHLILCLSEVIANDPAVAPHLQVVMVENYNVTAASFLIPACDISEQISLASKEASGTGNMKFMLNGALTLGTMDGANVEIAELVGDENIYIFGEDSETVIDLYAKAAYKSSEFYAREAIKPLVDFIVSDAVLAVGKKERLERLYNELINKDWFMTLLDLEDYIKVKEQMLADYENRDAWLDKVIVNIAKAGFFSSDRTIAQYNEDIWHLN; this is encoded by the coding sequence ATGTTACCATTAAACGAATTTGTACAAAAACGTTACAATAAAACCATTGCAGAATGTAGCAATGAAGAGCTTTACCTTGCTCTTCTCAACTACAGCAAGCTTGCTAGCAGTCAAAAACCAGTCAACACTGGTAAGAAAAAAGTTTACTACATCTCAGCTGAGTTCTTGATCGGTAAACTCTTGTCAAACAACTTGATTAACCTTGGTCTTTACGATGATGTGAAGAAAGAACTTGCAGCTGCAGGTAAAGAGTTGATCGAAATTGAAGAAGTAGAATTGGAACCATCACTTGGTAACGGTGGTTTGGGACGTTTGGCGGCCTGCTTTATCGACTCAATCGCTACACTTGGTTTGAATGGTGACGGTGTTGGATTGAACTACCACTTCGGTCTTTTCCAACAAGTTCTTAAAAACAACCAACAAGAAACAATTCCTAACGCTTGGTTGACTGACCAAAACTGGTTGATTCGCTCAAGCCGTAGCTACCAAGTGCCATTTGCACACTTCACATTGACATCTACTCTTTACGATATCGATGTACCTGGTTACAAGACAGCTACTAAAAACCGCTTGCGTTTGTTTGACTTGGATTCAGTTGATTCTTCTATCATCGAAGACGGTATCAACTTTGATAAGACAGATATCGCTCGCAACTTGACTCTCTTCCTTTACCCAGACGATAGCGACAAGCAAGGTGAATTGCTCCGTATCTTCCAACAATACTTCATGGTTTCAAACGGTGCACAATTGATCATCGACGAAGCAATCGAAAAAGGAAGCAACTTGCATGACCTTGCGGACTATGCAGTTGTACAAATCAATGATACTCACCCATCAATGGTGATTCCTGAATTGATTCGTCTCTTGACTGCACGTGGTATCGAACTTGATGAAGCAATCTCTATCGTTCGTAGCATGACTGCCTACACTAACCACACAATCCTTGCTGAAGCCCTTGAAAAATGGCCTCTTGAATTCTTGGAAGAAGTGGTTCCTCACTTGGTACCAATCATCAAAGAATTGGACCGCCGTGTTAAAGCAGAATACAAAGATCCAGCTGTTCAAATCATCGATGAGAGCGGACGTGTTCATATGGCTCACATGGATATCCACTATGGATATAGCGTAAACGGGGTTGCGGCTCTTCACACTGAAATCTTGAAGAATTCAGAGTTGAAAGCTTTCTACGACATCTACCCAGAAAAATTCAACAACAAAACAAACGGTATCACATTCCGTCGTTGGCTCATGCATGCTAACCCAAGCTTGTCTCACTACTTGGATGAGATTATTGGAGAAGGTTGGCACCATGAAGCAGATGAGCTTGAAAAACTCTTGTCATACGAAGACAAGGTTGCTGTTAAAGAAAAATTGGAAAGCATCAAGGCTCACAACAAACGTAAATTGGCTCGTCACTTGAAAGAACACCAAGGTGTGGAAATCAATACAAACTCTATCTTTGATATCCAGATCAAACGTCTCCACGAGTACAAACGCCAACAAATGAACGCTTTGTATGTGATCCACAAATACCTTGATATCAAGGCTGGTAACATCCCTGCTCGTCCAATCACAGTCTTCTTTGGTGGTAAAGCGGCTCCTGCCTACACAATTGCCCAAGACATCATTCACTTGATCCTTTGCTTGTCAGAAGTGATTGCTAACGACCCAGCTGTAGCTCCACACTTGCAAGTAGTTATGGTTGAAAACTACAACGTTACTGCAGCAAGCTTCTTGATCCCAGCATGTGATATCTCTGAACAAATTTCACTTGCATCTAAAGAAGCTTCAGGTACTGGTAACATGAAATTCATGTTGAACGGAGCTTTGACTCTTGGTACTATGGACGGAGCTAACGTGGAAATCGCTGAATTGGTTGGCGACGAAAACATCTACATCTTCGGTGAAGATTCAGAAACTGTTATCGACCTTTACGCAAAAGCAGCTTACAAGTCAAGCGAATTCTATGCTCGTGAAGCTATCAAACCATTGGTTGACTTCATCGTCAGCGACGCTGTTCTTGCAGTAGGTAAGAAAGAACGCTTGGAACGTCTTTACAACGAATTGATCAACAAAGACTGGTTCATGACTCTCCTTGACTTGGAAGACTACATCAAGGTGAAAGAGCAAATGCTTGCTGACTACGAAAACCGTGACGCATGGTTGGATAAAGTCATCGTCAACATTGCCAAAGCAGGATTCTTCTCATCTGACCGTACCATCGCTCAGTACAACGAAGATATCTGGCACTTGAACTAA
- a CDS encoding putative RNA methyltransferase, whose protein sequence is MNTNLKPKLQRFATASSFACPICQENLTLVETSLKCSNRHSFDLAKFGYVNLAPQIKQSANYDKENFQNRQQILEAGFYQTILETISDLLARLETAKTILDIGCGEGFYSRKLQESHPDKTFYAFDISKDSVQIAAKSEPNWAVNWFVGDLARLPIKDASMDILLDIFSPANYGEFRRVLSKYGILIKVIPTENHLKEIRQMVQDQLTKKDYSNQDIKEHFQEHFSIQSSQIASLTKHITAEQRQALLAMTPLLFHVDHTKIDWSQLTEITIEAEILVGKAE, encoded by the coding sequence ATGAATACAAACCTCAAACCAAAACTCCAACGCTTTGCTACTGCTAGCTCCTTTGCCTGCCCTATCTGCCAAGAAAATCTGACCTTGGTCGAAACCAGTCTCAAGTGTAGCAATCGCCATTCTTTTGACTTGGCAAAATTTGGCTATGTCAATCTGGCTCCTCAAATCAAGCAATCTGCCAACTACGACAAGGAAAACTTCCAAAACCGACAACAAATCCTAGAGGCTGGGTTTTATCAGACTATCTTAGAAACCATCTCAGACCTGCTTGCAAGACTAGAAACTGCCAAAACTATCTTGGATATCGGTTGTGGCGAAGGCTTCTACTCTCGCAAACTCCAAGAAAGTCATCCTGACAAAACTTTCTACGCCTTTGATATTTCCAAAGATTCCGTTCAAATCGCTGCCAAGAGCGAACCCAACTGGGCGGTCAACTGGTTTGTTGGAGACCTGGCTCGCCTCCCTATAAAAGACGCCAGCATGGATATCCTGCTTGATATCTTTTCGCCTGCCAACTATGGGGAATTTCGTCGTGTTCTATCCAAATACGGTATTTTAATCAAGGTCATCCCAACTGAAAATCACCTCAAAGAAATCCGCCAAATGGTGCAGGACCAGCTGACAAAGAAGGACTATTCTAATCAAGATATCAAAGAACATTTCCAGGAACACTTCAGCATCCAATCTAGCCAAATAGCTTCCCTAACAAAGCACATCACAGCAGAGCAACGCCAAGCCCTGCTTGCCATGACACCCTTACTCTTTCACGTTGATCATACTAAGATTGACTGGAGCCAACTGACAGAGATTACCATCGAAGCAGAGATTTTGGTTGGGAAAGCAGAGTAA